The genomic DNA tccttcaagagttcttgttgaatattttcaagagtccttgttgaatatttaacatctataatttggaaatttgtgaacgTTACACGaacaggagctagaaaataattaactagtaaaaaatttaaaaactgGCGTGAGGACTCTTGAAAAGACCTCTCCTGGAATTGTAAAAAATTGATGGGCCTCTTTGAATTTTCTTCTTTGATTGTTGGTGTGGCTAAATAAATCATTTCTTGGGCACTGCTATATGGAGATACCATTACAGGTGTCGTTTGGGAGGAAGAAACGGTTCTGATTCTGTTGTGAAACGGGAGAATCGCGGCCAAACAGCTGGATAGAAGAAGAGACAGCGAGATGATGGGGGCAGCGGGACGGCTCGGAGGGGAATTGGACGGAAGGCGATGTATCCGAGTGAGGACCACGGATCGGAGGTGCTCCCCGCCGCCCATGGCCCTCCGCTTCCTCGGTGAGGGCGTCGCCGCCCGCCAttctccccgccgcccgtggccgTCCACTTCCCCGatgagggcgccgccgcccgaggtGCTCCAACTTCAAATAGTCTGATATCCATTGCCGGATTCAGTAGTAGCTTTTGCTCTATTTGTCCTGCTATTGGATTCCTGAGTTGCACTTCAAATAGTCCGGTATCTCACTATGAATTGCACTTCTGAGCACTTAAATTCCTGAATCCTGTCTCATTTCCCATTGTTCTTTTCAGCTCCCGTGTGATCGACCTGATCCGCCACATGCACAGCACCAACTAGATGAGCGAGCTGAGGCTTGGTGATACAGGGGAGTTGGTGTTTCTCCCCAGAAGAAGAGTGTAGAGAGCCCTCTACCGAGAATAAATTTTTTGTATGGAATTATGTCTGAAACTATATTTGGTGTATCCTAGTGGTTGGTTGAGCTGTAATGGCTCATGTTTTTATCTGAAACTACTGATCAACTTTCGATCTTAAATTCAGTGAGGTATGTCATGCCTACTTGCTGAGAAATGGAATGCTAAAATATGGAAATATTGGATGCAGGGACAATGCTCAATTCAATGAAATGATTGACAGACCACCGAGTGTGAACCAGTGCCTGCTCCATTTGCTGGTCCAAAGCCAGTAAGTGCCATTCTGAAGAAGGTGAAGAGGAAGCCTTCCATCCTGAAGACGATGTGGCATACGACGATGAAGCTGCAGATCAAGAGCTGGAGGAGTATCAGAATGTTTGTGGTTCTCCCAGGAGAGCACGCTTGTTGTATTTGTTGGTTGGAAGAGAATCCAATTGTTGTACATCATAATTGTATTACTACCTGACACAAATAGCTAACAGATACATCATACTCTACTTGTATTTGTTGGTTGGAAGAGAACCCAATTGTTGGTTGGAAGAGAATCCAATGTTGGTGGCTAATATTTCAAGTTCGTGTGAACACTTTCGATCATTTTGatcatatttgttttcgttCGTGATTAGAATACAGTCGTTGAGAACTTCCAAAACAGGTCCAGTCATTTGCTGATATGGGTAGTTGGTGCTTGTAATAGGTTACCAATTCATGGCTGCTAAAGTGCCTTAACTATTGCCAGCCTGCGAAATGTGAACTGGAGCAGTACCTGGAGGACCCTCAGCTTGCCAAACCAGAGTagtgctgattttttttctgacaCGGCACAGTTACTACTTACTTGCATGAAGACACCAGAACTCAGACTTTGACACCACATAGAACTCCAGAGCCAGGAACTTGGCAAAACATACTCGAGGTCCTCTtaccattttattccacaggaCAAAGTGCACACATGACAGCATAAATTGAAACATGGAATTAACCAAGGAAGAGAATCCATCAGAAGACAAGTAAGCTGAAAGCCTCAATGTTTGCTCCCAGATAAAGGAAAAAACATCAATTATCATGACCTTAGTTCATCTTATTAATTTAAGACTTGGTTTCATGGTGCAAACAAGACACCGGAGAGTTTGGAGTACTTATTAATAGCTGTGTTCTCTTTTATCAAGTCATGCCTTGCTAGTTCTTCCAGTTCTGAAAATTTCAATGTGCTCTGCATGATCTGGATGTAGGTTTTGACTACAATACCAAAACTTTGATCATTCATGATGAACAATGCACCAATATCCCAGTAACCAGTACACCAATTTGAGAGAAAGGAGCAATCTTTCAACCTGATGGTTCCATTTTCAGAACTTTTACAATTGCATTTTCACAATTACAAGCACCTGCACAAGAACTACCTGCATTCTATTGCCTTACAGAATTGCAAAATCTCTCCCTGCACAACCACAACAAGATTGTCTGATACCAACAGAAGCACAAAATTCTCCCTGCAAGCACACCATGATCGAAAGTTCCATTCCTCAGATTCGTCAGTTTTTCTACTGTAAAGGTTCCGGCCTCTTCCTCACTCGCCGAGGTTGATGAGGAGGAGATGGTCACCCCTGCCATGGCCAAAGCACACTGCCACGGTGGCCGACAGTGCTCGACGACCCGCACTCGCTGATGGGGAGCGACGAGATCGCGCTCCCGCTCGCGCGCGCAAGCCCCGCCATGGCCCGCGACGCGCACCGCTCCATGCGcccggcggagctccggggcgCACCGGGTAGATCCAGCGGGTCCAGCGacgccctccgccgcgcgctgatagtcgtcccgcctccgccgacgAGGAGCGCTGACGGATGGCGAGGGTGGAGGCGGGGGTAGGGGCGGGTAGGAGGCCGGAGGGGGAAGGGGCGACGATGGCCACGGGACAGGGGCGGAATCGCTGGCGGCGCTCGCGAGAGGAACGAGGACGTCGCGGAAAGGAACTGCCTGGCGCACGTCGTGGCGGCGGAACAGGCCTGGTGCACGGGCCTGGGAGGGGTTAgaggttttttttgaaaaaaaaaatgctggcAGGTGGGGGGAGTTTAGGCGCAAAATCGTTATCTCTTACCCCATCCATTAGATTGTATCCTGTGGATCTGATTCAAAGTTTTCAAGTTTGCACAGTTTTTCTGATTTGCACTTATATGTTACTGTAGAGATGAATATGTAACAAGGATGAGACCATGAAATTTAGGAGGAATAACTTATTAAAATTATAAATGGTTACATCGGTGTCGCCTCGTTAAAAACCTCACCTTCATCGTGGAGCCCCCAATGAGGAAAAGAGTACGACCCGTTACTTATGAAATTGAAATTGCGACACTCAAGTGTCGGATTGTGTTTATAACTCCACGTAACCGAACTTGAGCTTACATCATGCTTGAAAAGTAAACTgtagaaaaataaatatattcTACTTTCGAGACTCGATCACGTTTATAACTCCAATCTCGAACCCCTTGGATCGACTAGTCCCGATCCATCACGGGGTAAGAGCCACCCCACTCCAGCATCCCGCAGTTCAGTTCACTCCAGGGATCACGCCACGCCAGTCGACGGAGACCGGCAGCGGGAGGTCCCTTAGAATGGTCCCAGGTGCTGCAGTGACGCGCGGCTCCGGAGTCATGCGACACTTGCAGCCTTCAAATTCCGCCCTTGTTGCGTCCGCGAAACCGTTGAGTCGCAGAGGCTCGTCTGCAACTCGAACAGTACGGGACGCGACGAAGTGCACCGTCTGTTTGAAGTTGGCGAAGCGGTGGACCTTCTCCGCTGGCTTGCGCGCTACTTTGAAGTGCTTGCACCACCGCTCGTAAAGCTGCCTCAGAGCCTTCTCCGAGCGGAGGTCGTGTGTGGTGAACTTcaggccggcggccgccgccggctccagcAGTGTCAGCGCGagcaggacgacggcggcgaggtgcttCATCATCGAAAGTGGCGTCGGCTTCGCCTGGCCCGGACGTGGCGAATCGGCGGCGCTCGGCTccggcggcttcggcggcggcggctgcagcagaGAGAGGCGGAGGTTCGGGCAGCACTTTATAGGCTGAGCTGCGGCGACTGTTGGAAATGACCAAATCTATCAGTCTCCTCACGAACTCACGAAACTCTATGATCGCTCAGGTGTATGGTAAACACGTACACATTCACAAGCAGAGGCACACACGAGAAGTCTCTTTTTCACGGCACTGCACACCAGTGCCCACAGCACTTGTATTCTCTTCACCACAGCTTTATGAATAAACACGCATACGCACGCACACACTGGTTGAGCCACGTCTGGCCGCATGACCCGGCCAAACTCTCCCGTGGTCACTAATCACCTTCCTACATGCAAGGCACATCTCTCTACATGCAGATCACCTATCTGATCCACTTTTCTCGCCATGACTCGTTCACTTAGACTTGGCCACAGATCAGACTAACAAACACATGTATCTGCTGATTTTCTCCTAAGCACTCGCCATGTCTCGACCAGGCACGTGGCCGCACACCACAACACATACTCACACTCACGTCATGGCTGCCGATCTGCTTGCGCTTGCAGGTCCTGGCCACAACGCCATGCTGCACGACTGACACGAACACTACTAACTTGAACTAAACGATGCACTGAACATAAAGCAACACGTACAACAAGATTAAGTCTAACAGCGACGTGGGCTGGAGGAAGGGCCGTTGAGACATGCTAGTTGTATGTGCATGGTGTAATATTTTGATGCAGGAGGAGGCAGGTGAACGATACCACCGGCGGCGAGTGGCGGAGAATCTGTTGAAGATTAGAGAAGGCGCTCGCCACGGCCAATTCCAATGCCGAATGCAAGCTGCTGACGATTATCCTGTTGTTTACCATGGTGGTGGTGATTGGCAAGTCTCCCAGTGTACACAGCTTCTTCTCTGATCGAGACATATAATATCCAAAAGTGCAATGACTGTCCTCAACATCTATCACATCACCCTTTAATTTGTtatttattcttcttcttgtcaCTTTATCAGGTCTATTTCAAACACCAAAACAGTCAGCTCCAAGCCAAAAATGATCATCAGGGTAAGTACAACAGTGGATTTACAGTAGGACGGCTAGCTGTGGATCATCGTAAGCAAAACCAAGAAGCGACAGCAAAAGAACAGCTCCAGCTAGCATGTGCCACTAGCCTCTCTAGCCCCTTTTCTCATCTACTGTACTGTACAGCCATCTCAAAAGCCTATTGAAATGGAAATTCAGCAAAATTTCCTCAGAGGGGTGTAAAAATATATGACAACCTAAGTATCAACAAGGAAAGCAGATTTTTTTCTACTGCTTCTCTGCAACATGGGTGGAAAAACTCCTGCTGCGTGCTTTCAGTTTCTTCTTCGCACCTCACATGTTAACCGGGCGAACGGTAGGTAGGTCAGACTCTGTAACCCACCATGgttttcttctcctccttgaTCATTGCCTTCTTGGCAAGCTCATAGCCTGCAAAGTTCATTGCTCCCAGAGGAGCAATCCAGAAGAAGCGGGGGATCGCACCCTTGAAGAGCCCAAGGGGGCCCTCATTTCCAAGGATGGACAACACTATCGTCTGCATGGACACTGGCGTGCCTGGAGGGGCGGTCATCATCCGTGTTTTCATAACGTCAAAGGGAGTGGTCACAACTGCTGCAAGTCCTCCGGACAATGCTCCAACTGCTACAATTTCCCATGGTTCCAACTCTCTCTTCGCAACATGCTGTGCTGCCTACAAAAACCAAAGGCCATCATCATTACATGTGCGGGTCATGAAAAGTAAAACTTTTCCTAACAGATGTAATGTAACTACCATTTTGAAATTATCACAACCAAATGCATACTGGTGGCACTGACCAACATAATGAGTAATTACTAGAAGAATCAAAAGTTCTACTGCCTAACTCCGGTCCATTTGGTATCAACTCTAATgcagcaaaacaaacaactaaCTCTAGTCATTCAGATGTTTACTATTCGTGCAAGAAAATCccattaatatattttttaaaatccCATTAAGATGTTTTTTCACAGTCAGAGGCATGCATTTTTCAAATCAGCGGAACTGACAATAAGCTTAAAACAGCGGGCACTCAAATGCACAAATTTTTAAGTCAATAATAAGGTCGAGAAATGCCACTTTGAAGGTCTGTTGAAAATACAGAATCATTTTAATTAAATTCAGGATACCTTTTTAGCTTCTGCATAGAGGCACATTCCAGCAACATAGAAAGGAACCTCGCGACAAAGAGTGGCCCCAGTGCCACGAAAAAAGCCCTTTAGGCCATCTTGTTGCACGGTGCCAATAATTGCCTCCCCTACATTGTTGAAGATTCCAGCCTGCAAACGCTGCTTGAGAACCTCACAAGGGATACGGACTGCAGTCCCCAGGACTGTGCTGCAGAATGAAGCCATTGATTGCACCTATGGAAGAAAACGCAGATCATCAAGGAATTTCACTCAGCACAACAATTATTACAGATTTTAGTTTTTGCCTCGATCCTGGTTCAGATGCCATGCAATAGGTTTGTACAGGCGGACTAACTTCCATTTTAAGCTATGCAACCTTTTCTACTACGAATAAAAATAAGTTACTCTGAACTTTACAAGAATAGGTACCTCACTAGATGAGCTTAAATTGTTCAAATCGCCATACATGCATGCTGTAATTGAGAGCTTAACCAGGGCCATATAAGCAAGTTTATGTTACCACTAAGAAGTTTTAAAAAGTTATATCATGAGATTTATAggttctcctgcgtgttcgagaaaaaaaagttATATCGTGAGTTTTATATCATGAGAAGTTTTCCtgtgtgttcgagaaaaaaagagaTTTATAGGTGACCTCAGGCCTGCACGTACGGCAACAAATCCCTTTATAATTTATTGTAGAGAAGGCAGAATTTGCACTAGGTGGTACTGAAGTAGTAAAATATACCTGAATCTCTGGAAGTGTTGGAGCAACATTAATTAATACAAGCTTGCTTGCTTCGAAGATTCCTGTCCTCAAACCATGGCTGTAAAATGACATGGTGTGAATTCTACAGCCTATGAAAGATTTTGCATATAAAACAATGAAATTGCGCAGACCTTGAAAACTGGCCAAGAATTGCTGGGATAGAACCTCGGTACAGTCCTCGAAGCCCAATTTGTGGTAGCTGTGAGATTAGCTCTGGAAATGAAAGCGTAGATGCTTGGACACGTGTCTGGTACAACATAAAAGATAATGCAAATGAATTTTGGATATCTTGGTCGGCAGACAGAACTTGTGTCCTCCTATACTAATCCACAAGATCAGTACATTCGTGATGAGCAATCATAGTCACAATAAAGAGCTCAAAATGGGATGCTACACACAGAAAGCTCCTAACTGAACATCCTGCGTTTTATTGAACAACTTGTTTGAATGAAAACGGTATAAGGAAGCATGCTGATGTACCTTCATTGAATCAATAGGATGCAGCAGAGAGGTAGAGAGAGCGCTAGCAAGGCCTCCAGCTAAAGCAGACTTCAAAACGCTTCCCGTGGATATTTCTACAGGTGGGGGAACAGCGACAACAGTAGCAGCTTCAAACCAAATGTTCCTGGATGCATTTTTAAGTGAAGAGAAAGTAAGATGGCAAATTGAGCACAATATACTGCTGAAAGATAGTAAGAATTGGTGATTATTTCCAATTGCATGGTCACTATTCACTAAAGCCAATGAAGACGTAAGTTTCTTCTAACAGGATGCGACAGGCATACCGAGGATCATCCTCAAGGCGTTCTGAAGGAAGTAGAAGCATGAAGTTGCGGAAATGCCCATATGAGATTGATCCTTCTGAATCTGCATTAAGATAACGTAGCATGGCAGCAGCGTTATCTTCATTGGCAGGAAGGCCTGCACTCTTCAAGGAAGTCAAAATTTGATTCTTGTGAAGTGTTCCAGACTTGCTCAAACACAACGTGGTATATGCTCGGAGAATGGTTGGCTCCTTCTGTTCCATCAATGATAAAAATTGCTTCCAGCCAATCGATTTTGAAAAAAAGTTGCTTCTGGTACGCCGCAAGAAGTCCCGAGCATACCTTCTAGGTAACCGTCTCTTCCTCATTGCAATTTCGAGATCTTCTAGAGTGACTTGGCCATCACCATCTCTGTCCAACTCTTCAAAGAATCGCtttcctgcagcagcagcagcagcatacaTCAATTACAATTATCGCCCCACGATCCAACTAACACATAAAAGCAACATTTTCATAAGCACTGTTCCAGTATACTATTTGTAGAGGATGCACAATGCTGATGCACCAATTAGAACCCCAGTTTGAAAGTTGTATGTAATGTTGTAGAACCCCAGTTCTTGCATAGGCTAAGGAAAATGTCTGATAGGCATACATTTTCTCGATAAAGTGGTATATCAGAACAGAGACCTTATATACTATAAATTGCAAACATAAATTGAATATCCTGAATCTGCATGCTTGAAGGAGCCC from Setaria italica strain Yugu1 chromosome VII, Setaria_italica_v2.0, whole genome shotgun sequence includes the following:
- the LOC101755362 gene encoding cysteine proteinase EP-B 2; amino-acid sequence: MKHLAAVVLLALTLLEPAAAAGLKFTTHDLRSEKALRQLYERWCKHFKVARKPAEKVHRFANFKQTVHFVASRTVRVADEPLRLNGFADATRAEFEGCKCRMTPEPRVTAAPGTILRDLPLPVSVDWRGVIPGVN